A window of the Oncorhynchus mykiss isolate Arlee chromosome 15, USDA_OmykA_1.1, whole genome shotgun sequence genome harbors these coding sequences:
- the zbtb14 gene encoding zinc finger and BTB domain-containing protein 14 isoform X1, which produces MMSLLSISMVLTRIVTQFLQFRAGAARPSAYARPQANDTQSVLFFLHCLTFIGDFLKGTTYSTTEYQSTMSETVKYMDDEHKTIFLKILNEQRLEGEHCDIAVVVEDVKFRAHRCVLAACSNYFKKLFKKHEVDNSSVIEIDFIRSDIFEEVLNYMYTAKITVKKKDVNLLMSSGQILGIRFLDKLCSQKRDMSTEENNVHNAKPFPYDIVKMALPTDDPTLGQENDVQVLGDHDDTPTDDLVEEPTANHDLDKSPNTALRVQEAILKELANEDVHKVSCYDQDVEPMDTEPKDLAGHATTTLTFADSIGEVKDEQPPGWSTSTTDMKFEYLLYGHREQLACQICGKTFIDENRLRKHEKLHSAERPFICEICSKAFTTQAHLKEHLKIHTGFKPYRCDVCGKSFIRAPDLKKHERVHSNERPFGCQMCDKAFKHKSHLKDHERRHRGEKPFVCGSCTKAFAKASDLKRHENNMHSERKQMPPSSLQTETEQLQAAAMAAEAEQQLESIACS; this is translated from the exons ATGATGAGtcttctatctatctctatggttcTTACGCGCATAGTCACTCAATTTCTGCAGTTCCGTGCTGGCGCAGCGCGTCCTTCCGCTTATGCTCGTCCTCAGGCAAACGACACACAAAGTGTATTATTCTTTTTGCACTGCTTGACATTCATCGGAGACTTTCTCAAGGGGACAACATATTCTACCACAG AATATCAGTCCACAATGTCAGAAACAGTGAAGTACATGGATGACGAACACAAGACCATCTTCCTGAAAATACTAAATGAGCAACGGTTGGAGGGTGAACACTGCGACATTGCAGTGGTCGTTGAAGACGTAAAGTTCAGGGCCCACCGCTGCGTGTTAGCGGCGTGCAGCAACTACTTCAAAAAGCTGTTCAAGAAACATGAAGTCGACAACTCCTCAGTCATAGAAATTGACTTCATCCGCTCAGACATCTTCGAGGAGGTGTTGAACTACATGTACACAGCCAAGATTACTGTGAAGAAAAAGGATGTGAATTTGCTGATGTCTTCGGGCCAGATACTCGGAATCCGATTTCTGGACAAACTCTGTTCACAGAAGCGTGATATGTCCACTGAAGAAAATAATGTCCATAATGCCAAACCATTTCCCTATGATATTGTCAAAATGGCTCTCCCTACTGATGACCCTACATTGGGCCAGGAGAACGACGTGCAGGTGCTAGGTGACCATGATGACACTCCCACTGACGACCTTGTGGAAGAGCCGACGGCCAATCACGACTTGGACAAATCGCCAAACACGGCGTTGAGAGTGCAGGAGGCCATTCTCAAAGAGCTGGCCAATGAGGACGTGCACAAGGTGAGCTGCTACGACCAGGACGTGGAGCCCATGGACACGGAGCCAAAAGACCTGGCGGGTCACGCCACCACCACACTGACGTTCGCTGACAGCATCGGCGAGGTGAAGGACGAGCAGCCCCCTGGGTGGTCCACATCCACGACGGACATGAAGTTCGAGTACCTCCTCTACGGCCACCGCGAACAGCTCGCCTGCCAGATCTGTGGAAAGACCTTCATCGACGAGAACCGTTTGAGGAAACACGAAAAGCTGCACTCGGCAGAACGTCCATTCATCTGTGAGATCTGCAGCAAAGCCTTCACTACACAGGCCCACCTAAAGGAGCACCTGAAGATCCACACAGGCTTCAAGCCCTACCGCTGCGATGTATGTGGCAAGTCCTTCATTCGAGCACCCGACCTTAAAAAGCACGAGCGGGTCCACAGCAACGAGCGTCCCTTCGGCTGCCAGATGTGCGACAAGGCCTTCAAGCACAAGTCCCACCTGAAGGACCACGAGAGGCGCCACAGGGGCGAGAAGCCCTTCGTCTGCGGCTCGTGCACCAAGGCCTTTGCCAAAGCTTCGGATCTAAAGAGACATGAGAACAACATGCACAGCGAGAGGAAGCAGATGCCGCCCAGCTCCCTGCAAACTGAGACTGAACAGCTGCAGGCAGCAGCCATGGCCGCTGAGGCCGAGCAACAACTGGAGTCCATAGCGTGCTCATAG
- the zbtb14 gene encoding zinc finger and BTB domain-containing protein 14 isoform X2 — MSETVKYMDDEHKTIFLKILNEQRLEGEHCDIAVVVEDVKFRAHRCVLAACSNYFKKLFKKHEVDNSSVIEIDFIRSDIFEEVLNYMYTAKITVKKKDVNLLMSSGQILGIRFLDKLCSQKRDMSTEENNVHNAKPFPYDIVKMALPTDDPTLGQENDVQVLGDHDDTPTDDLVEEPTANHDLDKSPNTALRVQEAILKELANEDVHKVSCYDQDVEPMDTEPKDLAGHATTTLTFADSIGEVKDEQPPGWSTSTTDMKFEYLLYGHREQLACQICGKTFIDENRLRKHEKLHSAERPFICEICSKAFTTQAHLKEHLKIHTGFKPYRCDVCGKSFIRAPDLKKHERVHSNERPFGCQMCDKAFKHKSHLKDHERRHRGEKPFVCGSCTKAFAKASDLKRHENNMHSERKQMPPSSLQTETEQLQAAAMAAEAEQQLESIACS; from the coding sequence ATGTCAGAAACAGTGAAGTACATGGATGACGAACACAAGACCATCTTCCTGAAAATACTAAATGAGCAACGGTTGGAGGGTGAACACTGCGACATTGCAGTGGTCGTTGAAGACGTAAAGTTCAGGGCCCACCGCTGCGTGTTAGCGGCGTGCAGCAACTACTTCAAAAAGCTGTTCAAGAAACATGAAGTCGACAACTCCTCAGTCATAGAAATTGACTTCATCCGCTCAGACATCTTCGAGGAGGTGTTGAACTACATGTACACAGCCAAGATTACTGTGAAGAAAAAGGATGTGAATTTGCTGATGTCTTCGGGCCAGATACTCGGAATCCGATTTCTGGACAAACTCTGTTCACAGAAGCGTGATATGTCCACTGAAGAAAATAATGTCCATAATGCCAAACCATTTCCCTATGATATTGTCAAAATGGCTCTCCCTACTGATGACCCTACATTGGGCCAGGAGAACGACGTGCAGGTGCTAGGTGACCATGATGACACTCCCACTGACGACCTTGTGGAAGAGCCGACGGCCAATCACGACTTGGACAAATCGCCAAACACGGCGTTGAGAGTGCAGGAGGCCATTCTCAAAGAGCTGGCCAATGAGGACGTGCACAAGGTGAGCTGCTACGACCAGGACGTGGAGCCCATGGACACGGAGCCAAAAGACCTGGCGGGTCACGCCACCACCACACTGACGTTCGCTGACAGCATCGGCGAGGTGAAGGACGAGCAGCCCCCTGGGTGGTCCACATCCACGACGGACATGAAGTTCGAGTACCTCCTCTACGGCCACCGCGAACAGCTCGCCTGCCAGATCTGTGGAAAGACCTTCATCGACGAGAACCGTTTGAGGAAACACGAAAAGCTGCACTCGGCAGAACGTCCATTCATCTGTGAGATCTGCAGCAAAGCCTTCACTACACAGGCCCACCTAAAGGAGCACCTGAAGATCCACACAGGCTTCAAGCCCTACCGCTGCGATGTATGTGGCAAGTCCTTCATTCGAGCACCCGACCTTAAAAAGCACGAGCGGGTCCACAGCAACGAGCGTCCCTTCGGCTGCCAGATGTGCGACAAGGCCTTCAAGCACAAGTCCCACCTGAAGGACCACGAGAGGCGCCACAGGGGCGAGAAGCCCTTCGTCTGCGGCTCGTGCACCAAGGCCTTTGCCAAAGCTTCGGATCTAAAGAGACATGAGAACAACATGCACAGCGAGAGGAAGCAGATGCCGCCCAGCTCCCTGCAAACTGAGACTGAACAGCTGCAGGCAGCAGCCATGGCCGCTGAGGCCGAGCAACAACTGGAGTCCATAGCGTGCTCATAG